DNA from SAR324 cluster bacterium:
GGTATGTAAAAAGTTGATGCTGCCAATATTGTATACTCGCAGCATCTTCAAGATCAAAAGAGAAGGTTTTAGTTTCTGCTCACTTGATCAGTGCGTCTCTACCACCTTGATTTTTCTCGAGGTTTGGCTTCATTCACTTTCCAAGCTCGACCATCTATTTGATGACCATTTAAAGCCTCAACAGCAGAATTTCCCTCTGCCGCATCATCCATTTCTACAAAACCGAAGCCTTTGGATCGATTATTTACTCGATCCATAATTACTGAGGCTTTGCTTACTTTTCCAAACTGGCTGAATGCTGATCGCAACTGATCTTCAGAAACGCTGAAGGCCAAATTTCCTACGTAAATATTCACAAAAATTCTCACGAACTGGCTTGGGACCTTAAAAGTTGTTGAGTGATTCCAAGCCTCAGGTCACTCAACGTCTCCAATACTATTAATTAGATTGGCAAAACCAGTATACCGATAAACAAAAATTAAAACACTTTATTTTTATATTATATCACCGAACACAAAAAAACTTCAGCTTGTGCATAAGTTCTTTCACCATAGATAAGCAACTTCTCATGAATTGCCGTTGCTATTGATGCATCTAAAATAAGTCCTGCTGTATACTAAAAAAATGCTAAACAACATCATCATTAGCTCCTGCCATGATTAGTTTGCCCTCTTCTTCAAGCTTCTTGACTACCTTGATAATCTTTTGCTGAGCACCTTCCACATCAGCGACTTTTACAGGACCCATATTTTCCAGATCATCATTGAGCATCTCAGCTGCACGAGTTGACATGGAACTCAAAATCAACTCTTTCACCGCATCACTTGCTGTCTTGAGTGCCATTGCCAGATCAGCCTTATCGACATCCTTCAAGACCGTCTGCATTTGCTTACTATCGATCAACGTCAGGTCTTCAAAGGT
Protein-coding regions in this window:
- a CDS encoding RNA-binding protein; amino-acid sequence: MNIYVGNLAFSVSEDQLRSAFSQFGKVSKASVIMDRVNNRSKGFGFVEMDDAAEGNSAVEALNGHQIDGRAWKVNEAKPREKSRW